In Acidovorax sp. 106, the following proteins share a genomic window:
- a CDS encoding sensor histidine kinase: MQNTQILSTPPPAPAQAPSFGPAQPSAQGGKAPAGRALVFDACQLGVVLRAVLFVEAVVGVGTMFGAESFYQWLANVALITGGALPATLAWLGTACSMKTMLQRLGTAQQYAAGVLLGAVAGAYACAMLKLAGVAPGASPWLASAASGALLSAMLVAALVLRARGRTPAATTARLTELQSRIRPHFLFNTLNSAIALVREEPAKAESLLEDLSDLFRHALVEQGESVTLAEEITLAKRYLAIEEVRFGHRLQVQWNLDPRTDAARLPPLLLQPLVENAVKHGVELSPRGGKLRVLTELRGSRVVVRITNTLPPSHIKTDGASRGHGIALANVRARLALLHDVQGEFTAGVQDGLYQVRITLPVEGAMRRALKTEQALAARKAQRKPRHPAPRSTPKSPAP; encoded by the coding sequence ATGCAAAACACGCAAATTTTATCGACCCCGCCCCCCGCTCCGGCGCAAGCGCCCTCTTTTGGGCCTGCGCAGCCGTCTGCACAAGGGGGCAAAGCACCTGCGGGCCGGGCTTTGGTGTTTGACGCCTGCCAGCTGGGCGTGGTGCTGCGCGCCGTGCTGTTTGTGGAAGCCGTGGTGGGTGTGGGCACCATGTTCGGGGCCGAGAGCTTTTACCAGTGGCTGGCCAATGTGGCCCTGATCACTGGCGGGGCCCTGCCCGCCACGCTGGCCTGGCTGGGTACCGCCTGCAGCATGAAAACGATGCTGCAGCGCCTGGGCACCGCCCAGCAATATGCGGCCGGCGTGCTGCTGGGGGCCGTAGCGGGCGCCTATGCCTGCGCCATGCTCAAGCTGGCCGGGGTGGCGCCTGGGGCATCGCCCTGGCTGGCCAGCGCGGCCTCGGGCGCGCTGCTGTCGGCCATGCTGGTGGCAGCGCTGGTACTGCGCGCACGGGGGCGCACGCCCGCAGCCACCACAGCGCGCCTTACCGAGCTGCAGTCGCGCATTCGCCCGCATTTTTTGTTCAACACCCTCAACAGCGCCATCGCCCTGGTGCGCGAGGAGCCCGCCAAGGCCGAATCGCTGCTAGAAGACCTGAGCGACCTGTTCCGCCACGCCCTTGTCGAACAAGGCGAATCGGTCACGCTGGCTGAAGAAATCACCCTGGCCAAGCGCTACCTGGCCATTGAAGAAGTGCGCTTTGGCCACCGCCTGCAGGTGCAATGGAACCTGGACCCACGCACCGATGCCGCCCGACTGCCGCCACTGCTGCTGCAGCCGCTGGTGGAAAATGCCGTCAAGCACGGGGTGGAGCTGAGCCCGCGCGGCGGCAAACTGCGCGTGCTGACCGAGCTGCGCGGCAGCCGCGTGGTGGTGCGCATCACCAACACCCTGCCGCCCTCGCACATCAAAACCGATGGCGCATCGCGCGGCCACGGCATTGCGCTGGCCAATGTGCGCGCCCGCCTGGCGCTGCTGCACGATGTGCAGGGCGAATTCACCGCCGGTGTGCAAGATGGCCTCTACCAAGTGCGCATCACCCTGCCCGTTGAGGGCGCCATGCGCCGTGCCCTGAAAACCGAGCAAGCCCTGGCAGCACGCAAGGCACAGCGCAAACCGCGCCACCCTGCCCCCAGGTCCACCCCCAAAAGCCCTGCGCCATGA
- a CDS encoding DUF2946 family protein, translated as MSMPRTLSLLRLVRLWVLAWFVASIGVAAASPLVHPQSLEVICSGSGAIKWLVQTDDGAVEMGATGMDCPLCAQANGAPPPAPALPPLPTSPLAHAVQPVPAARIAAATAAPLPARGPPSLL; from the coding sequence ATGTCCATGCCACGCACCTTATCTCTCTTGCGCCTTGTGCGCCTGTGGGTGCTAGCGTGGTTTGTCGCCTCCATCGGCGTGGCCGCAGCATCGCCGCTGGTGCATCCGCAGTCGCTCGAGGTCATTTGCTCGGGCTCGGGCGCCATCAAATGGCTGGTGCAAACCGACGACGGTGCGGTCGAGATGGGCGCCACGGGCATGGACTGCCCCTTGTGCGCACAGGCCAACGGGGCACCGCCCCCGGCCCCTGCCCTGCCCCCACTGCCCACCAGCCCGCTGGCCCATGCGGTGCAGCCGGTGCCCGCAGCGCGCATCGCAGCAGCCACCGCGGCGCCGCTGCCTGCGCGCGGCCCGCCCTCCCTCCTCTGA
- a CDS encoding LytTR family DNA-binding domain-containing protein, protein MNILIVDDEALARSRLRTLLSDCADTLRTTVAEASNTGEALGLLSPTGGRGFDVVLLDIHMPGQDGLCLAHAIQALPQPPAVVFVTAHADHAVSAFELDAVDYLTKPVRRERLQQALAKVQRLQRPATPATISTVPEGETLVIQDRGRTERLALAEVLYFKAEQKYVTVRTATRSFIMDGSLSELETRYGARFMRIHRNALVARRALRALEKHYDPEEGEGWAVRLQGSTEVLSVSRRQVAAVREELAR, encoded by the coding sequence ATGAACATACTGATCGTTGACGACGAAGCCCTGGCCCGAAGCCGCTTGCGCACGCTGCTGAGCGACTGTGCAGACACCCTGCGCACCACCGTGGCCGAGGCCAGCAACACGGGCGAAGCCCTTGGCCTGCTCAGCCCGACAGGGGGGCGCGGGTTTGACGTGGTGCTGCTGGACATCCACATGCCGGGGCAAGACGGCCTGTGCCTGGCCCACGCCATACAGGCCCTGCCGCAGCCGCCTGCCGTGGTGTTTGTGACCGCCCATGCCGACCATGCCGTGAGCGCCTTTGAGCTGGACGCGGTGGACTACCTCACCAAGCCCGTGCGCCGCGAACGCCTGCAGCAAGCACTGGCCAAGGTGCAACGCCTGCAACGGCCTGCCACCCCAGCCACCATCTCCACCGTGCCCGAGGGCGAGACCCTGGTCATCCAGGACCGGGGCCGCACCGAGCGCCTGGCACTGGCCGAAGTGCTGTACTTCAAGGCCGAACAAAAGTACGTCACCGTGCGCACGGCCACGCGCAGTTTCATCATGGATGGCTCTCTGAGCGAGCTGGAGACGCGCTACGGTGCGCGCTTCATGCGCATCCACCGCAACGCGCTGGTGGCCCGCCGGGCACTGCGCGCGCTGGAGAAGCACTACGACCCCGAAGAAGGCGAAGGCTGGGCTGTGCGCCTGCAAGGCTCGACCGAAGTGCTTTCGGTATCGCGCAGGCAAGTGGCGGCCGTGCGCGAAGAACTCGCGCGATAA
- a CDS encoding iron ABC transporter permease — protein MRRSPFALRSLALILLAGVLALPVLAVLASWLPFGQGDAQAGSILREMAATVLPGYVVTTLWLSVMVALGAAVVGTGAAAAVTLFDFPGRRTFEWLLLLPLAMPAYVTAYAYTDFLQFSGPLQVGLRNTFGLEGRLLPEIRSLGGAVWVFIFSLYPYVYLLARTALGERAAQLMEAARLLGAPLPRRIRAVALPLARPAVAAGVALVLMETLADFGVASYFGIQTFTTGIYKAWLSMDNRLAAAQLATMLLVVVLALLHLEHRAQKRMRFAAGGVGRAGSSEAQPLVLHGGPRVLAWVVCVVPVLMGFVAPIVFMLRPLAADWSVLPWDRFVEWAWHSVRLGSITAAIAVALALVLAFAVRRRPDDGVTRAVVQLASLGYAVPGAVIVVGLLLPVGWLQAAVPQWGIGALVTATAVGIVWAYLVRFCAVALQSVQSGYTRIPASLDDSARMLGMGSVGLMARVHWPLLRRSTAAAALLVFVDVMKELPATMVLRPFNSDTLAVVAYQLARDERLGEAALPSLALVAVGLVPVILLSRTLRSKG, from the coding sequence TTGCGCCGCAGCCCCTTTGCTTTACGTTCCCTGGCTTTGATCCTGCTCGCTGGCGTGCTTGCCTTGCCGGTGCTGGCCGTTTTGGCGTCCTGGTTGCCTTTTGGGCAGGGCGATGCACAGGCGGGCAGCATCCTGCGCGAAATGGCCGCCACAGTGTTGCCGGGCTACGTGGTCACCACACTGTGGCTGAGTGTGATGGTGGCCCTGGGCGCTGCGGTGGTGGGTACGGGCGCAGCGGCGGCGGTGACGCTGTTTGATTTTCCGGGGCGCCGCACGTTTGAGTGGCTGCTGCTGCTGCCCTTGGCCATGCCGGCCTATGTCACGGCCTACGCGTACACCGACTTTCTGCAGTTCAGCGGCCCGCTGCAGGTGGGCCTGCGCAACACCTTCGGGTTGGAGGGCCGCCTGCTGCCCGAGATCCGCAGCCTGGGCGGGGCCGTGTGGGTCTTTATCTTTAGCCTGTACCCCTATGTGTACCTGCTGGCGCGCACGGCGTTGGGCGAGCGGGCTGCACAGCTCATGGAGGCCGCCCGCCTGCTGGGCGCGCCGCTGCCGCGCCGCATCCGCGCTGTGGCCCTGCCCCTGGCCCGCCCGGCGGTGGCGGCGGGGGTGGCGCTGGTGCTGATGGAAACCCTGGCCGACTTTGGCGTGGCCAGCTACTTCGGCATCCAGACCTTCACGACCGGCATCTACAAAGCCTGGCTGTCGATGGACAACCGCCTGGCGGCAGCGCAGCTGGCCACCATGCTGCTGGTGGTGGTGCTGGCCCTGCTGCACCTGGAGCACCGGGCCCAAAAACGCATGCGCTTTGCCGCCGGCGGCGTGGGACGCGCGGGCTCGTCAGAAGCGCAGCCGCTGGTGCTGCACGGTGGGCCGCGCGTGCTGGCCTGGGTGGTGTGCGTGGTGCCTGTGCTCATGGGTTTTGTGGCGCCCATCGTGTTCATGCTGCGCCCGCTGGCGGCCGATTGGTCGGTGCTGCCGTGGGATCGGTTTGTGGAGTGGGCCTGGCACAGCGTGCGTCTTGGCAGCATCACGGCCGCCATTGCCGTGGCGCTGGCCTTGGTGCTGGCCTTTGCCGTGCGCCGCCGGCCCGATGATGGTGTGACGCGCGCCGTGGTGCAACTGGCCAGCCTGGGCTATGCCGTGCCGGGGGCGGTGATTGTGGTGGGCTTGCTGCTGCCCGTGGGCTGGCTGCAGGCTGCGGTGCCGCAGTGGGGCATTGGTGCCCTGGTTACTGCCACGGCGGTGGGCATTGTGTGGGCGTACCTGGTGCGTTTTTGTGCGGTGGCGCTGCAGTCGGTCCAAAGCGGTTACACACGCATACCGGCCAGCCTGGACGACTCCGCCCGCATGCTGGGCATGGGCAGCGTGGGGCTCATGGCGCGGGTGCACTGGCCTTTGCTGCGCCGCTCCACCGCCGCCGCCGCGCTGCTGGTCTTTGTAGACGTGATGAAAGAGCTGCCTGCGACCATGGTGCTGCGCCCCTTCAACAGCGACACCCTGGCCGTGGTGGCCTACCAGCTGGCACGCGACGAGCGCCTGGGTGAGGCCGCGCTGCCTTCATTGGCGCTGGTGGCCGTTGGCTTGGTGCCGGTGATCTTGCTGAGCCGCACGCTGCGCAGCAAGGGGTGA
- a CDS encoding TonB-dependent receptor: protein MAAALTLLPLLPLLAPSAAQAQGTTAADATPALPVVEVMDGATANGKLNLDSPVETGSRLGLTARENPASVTVVDRSTIDARGAQNTQEILRAVPGVVAHNAPGSMAAQYRGFTSNSVAQLYNGINPQYGSATRAVDSWIYDRVEAIGGASSFLYGSGGVGGSINYLTKTAERSNFAEGQVRLGSYDLKEVSVGLNRRMAGGDGSAAPAHYARIDLNHRDAGSWTEGTKTQSTQLATSLLSDLGGGFSHTLAFEYQKEHVDRPYWGTPVLNPAVGALTIDPATRFKNYNSADGMYEHRVQWLRSVAQWRVSDVLQLKNTFYAYDALRDYQNVEIYTFNANNTAVTRSSPYLQRHDQTLVGDRIEGTYQGQLAGKKSDWAFGLDVSVNKQTRFPLGPTVNVSTVNPYDFTTENFFSIPGISPVWSADKDNKITNTALYLENRTTFIPGVNLVTALRHERIELDLVNRRAVTATSPATFSRSYHPTTGRLGVVWDIAPGANLYAQASNAADPPSGSLASASFADVRVNSELTTGRQVEVGSKFDFWDGKGIATVAMFDIRRKNIASQDPSNPNLTVLVGEQSSKGVELSAGIRPTPQWQLQGNLSLIRARYENFVQGGVSRTGHVPQLVPQQVANLWASYAITPTVTASAGVRHVGKVYGNAANTKFWPSYTLLDLGLAWRINKSTTLTGRVRNATDRIYAEETRDQVYLGAPRTLDVTLHTAF from the coding sequence ATGGCAGCAGCGTTGACCCTGCTGCCCCTACTGCCCCTGCTGGCCCCCTCTGCTGCGCAGGCCCAAGGTACCACGGCAGCAGACGCCACCCCCGCCCTGCCCGTGGTCGAGGTCATGGACGGTGCCACCGCCAACGGCAAGCTCAACCTGGACAGTCCAGTGGAGACGGGCAGCCGCCTGGGCCTGACAGCGCGCGAGAACCCCGCCTCCGTCACGGTGGTCGACCGCTCCACCATCGACGCACGCGGTGCACAGAACACGCAGGAAATCCTGCGTGCTGTTCCAGGCGTGGTCGCGCACAACGCGCCTGGCTCCATGGCCGCGCAATATCGGGGCTTCACCAGCAACTCGGTGGCGCAGCTTTACAACGGCATCAACCCGCAGTACGGCAGCGCCACACGCGCAGTCGATAGCTGGATTTACGACCGCGTCGAAGCCATCGGTGGCGCGTCGAGCTTTCTGTATGGCTCAGGCGGCGTGGGCGGGTCCATCAACTACCTCACCAAGACGGCCGAGCGCAGCAACTTTGCTGAGGGCCAGGTGCGCCTGGGCTCCTACGACCTCAAGGAAGTGTCCGTGGGGCTGAACCGCCGCATGGCAGGGGGCGACGGCAGCGCGGCCCCGGCGCACTATGCACGCATCGACCTCAACCACCGCGACGCAGGCAGCTGGACCGAGGGCACCAAAACACAGTCCACCCAGTTGGCGACCTCGCTGCTGTCGGACCTGGGCGGCGGCTTCAGCCACACGCTGGCCTTCGAGTACCAGAAAGAGCATGTCGACCGCCCCTACTGGGGCACCCCCGTGCTCAACCCCGCCGTGGGCGCATTGACCATCGATCCGGCCACACGCTTCAAGAACTACAACAGCGCCGACGGCATGTACGAGCACCGCGTGCAGTGGCTGCGATCAGTGGCGCAATGGCGAGTGTCTGATGTGCTTCAACTCAAGAACACGTTCTACGCTTACGACGCCCTGCGCGACTACCAAAACGTAGAAATCTATACCTTCAATGCCAACAACACGGCAGTGACGCGCTCCTCACCCTACCTCCAGCGGCATGACCAAACACTGGTGGGAGATCGCATCGAAGGCACCTACCAAGGCCAGCTCGCTGGCAAGAAGAGCGACTGGGCCTTTGGCCTGGACGTGAGCGTGAACAAGCAGACGCGCTTTCCACTGGGTCCGACGGTCAACGTGAGCACGGTCAACCCGTATGACTTCACGACGGAGAACTTCTTCAGCATCCCCGGCATTTCGCCCGTGTGGAGTGCCGACAAAGACAACAAGATCACCAACACCGCGCTGTACCTGGAAAACCGCACGACCTTCATTCCGGGTGTGAACCTGGTCACCGCGCTGCGGCATGAGCGCATCGAGTTGGACTTGGTGAACCGCCGCGCTGTCACGGCCACCAGCCCCGCCACCTTCAGCCGCAGCTACCACCCGACCACCGGCCGCCTGGGTGTGGTGTGGGACATTGCGCCCGGCGCCAACCTGTATGCGCAGGCCTCCAACGCAGCCGATCCACCCTCGGGCTCACTGGCCTCGGCGTCGTTTGCCGATGTGCGCGTCAACAGCGAATTGACGACGGGCCGCCAGGTCGAGGTGGGCAGCAAGTTCGACTTCTGGGATGGCAAGGGCATCGCCACGGTGGCGATGTTTGACATCCGCCGCAAGAACATTGCCTCGCAAGACCCGTCCAACCCGAACCTCACGGTGCTGGTGGGCGAGCAGTCATCCAAAGGGGTGGAGCTGTCGGCGGGCATCCGACCCACGCCGCAGTGGCAACTGCAAGGCAACCTGTCACTGATCCGCGCGCGGTATGAGAACTTTGTGCAGGGCGGCGTCTCACGCACGGGCCACGTGCCGCAATTGGTACCGCAACAGGTGGCCAACCTGTGGGCGTCGTATGCCATCACACCCACCGTCACGGCGAGCGCAGGGGTGCGCCATGTGGGCAAGGTGTACGGCAACGCGGCCAATACCAAGTTCTGGCCGTCGTACACGCTACTGGACCTGGGCCTGGCCTGGAGGATCAACAAGTCCACCACGCTCACAGGCCGCGTGCGCAATGCCACCGACCGCATCTACGCAGAAGAGACGCGCGACCAGGTCTACCTGGGCGCACCGCGCACGCTGGACGTGACGCTGCACACCGCGTTTTAA
- a CDS encoding PepSY-associated TM helix domain-containing protein, producing the protein MRHAKRWLYLVHRWLGVLLCSFFAMWFISGVVMMYVGYPKLTQAERLAHLPPLRNAMLGQGRLLEPAEALQRAGLAGPLQDLRLAMASGGRAVYLAMPEAPAGSTAPRPRRAAAPAVIDASTGERVQRVDAAHAIASAQAFAPQDALAIDHQGLIDEDAFTHSRALDVHRPLHRLHLGDNAGTVVYVSSTTGEVVRDAPWHERAWNYAGAWIHWLYPFRGNVFNDYWTDIVNWLSIAGTVLAVTGTVVGVLRWRFTGGPYKTGARTPYRGFMMRWHHVFGLVFATITFTWIFSGLMSMNPWKIFDSGAAPLRVQAMNGGPLLLPTQAASVQALLSVASPHTRELRWVRSAGHTLVLAHGPLGAPALLDAATGAPYTWAPGAVANAAARLLPHAVVHTETLSTYDLHYYDRAAHTMTGGDKPLPVLRLVFDDPHATWVHVDPHTGAVLGRTDSYRRTSRWLFAMLHSWDWLPLLERRPLWDLVLIVLSLGGLVMSLTGVVMGWRRLGHKLHAFGTGAAR; encoded by the coding sequence ATGCGACATGCCAAACGCTGGCTCTATCTGGTCCACCGCTGGCTGGGGGTGCTGCTGTGCAGCTTCTTTGCCATGTGGTTCATCTCGGGCGTGGTGATGATGTACGTGGGCTACCCCAAGCTCACGCAGGCCGAGCGCCTGGCCCATCTGCCCCCCTTGCGCAACGCCATGTTGGGCCAGGGGCGCCTGCTGGAGCCCGCCGAGGCCCTGCAACGCGCGGGCCTGGCGGGCCCACTGCAAGACTTGCGCCTGGCCATGGCCAGCGGTGGCCGCGCCGTGTATCTGGCCATGCCAGAAGCCCCTGCGGGCAGCACTGCACCACGCCCGCGCAGGGCGGCTGCGCCCGCAGTCATCGACGCCAGCACCGGCGAGCGCGTGCAGCGTGTGGACGCAGCACACGCCATCGCATCGGCGCAAGCCTTTGCACCACAAGATGCCCTGGCGATCGACCACCAGGGCCTCATTGACGAGGACGCATTCACGCACTCGCGCGCGCTCGACGTGCACCGCCCGCTGCACCGCCTGCACCTGGGCGACAACGCGGGCACCGTGGTCTATGTGTCGAGCACCACGGGCGAAGTGGTGCGCGACGCGCCATGGCACGAGCGCGCCTGGAACTACGCCGGTGCCTGGATCCACTGGCTGTATCCCTTTCGGGGCAACGTCTTCAACGATTACTGGACGGACATCGTCAACTGGCTGTCCATAGCAGGCACCGTGCTGGCGGTAACAGGCACGGTGGTGGGCGTGCTGCGCTGGCGCTTCACGGGTGGCCCCTACAAGACCGGGGCGCGCACGCCCTACCGTGGCTTCATGATGCGCTGGCACCATGTGTTCGGACTGGTGTTTGCCACCATTACGTTCACCTGGATCTTCAGCGGCCTCATGTCCATGAACCCGTGGAAGATTTTTGACAGTGGTGCCGCGCCGCTGCGGGTTCAAGCCATGAACGGCGGCCCGCTGTTGCTGCCCACGCAGGCCGCATCCGTGCAGGCCTTGCTGTCAGTGGCCTCACCCCACACGCGAGAACTGCGTTGGGTGCGCAGCGCAGGCCATACCCTGGTGCTGGCCCACGGCCCCCTTGGCGCCCCGGCGCTGCTGGACGCCGCCACGGGTGCGCCCTACACCTGGGCGCCGGGCGCAGTGGCAAATGCCGCCGCACGCCTGCTGCCGCATGCGGTGGTTCACACCGAAACCCTGAGCACCTACGACCTGCACTACTACGACCGCGCCGCTCACACCATGACCGGCGGCGACAAGCCCCTGCCTGTACTGCGCCTGGTGTTTGACGACCCACACGCTACCTGGGTCCACGTTGACCCGCACACCGGCGCGGTGCTGGGCCGCACCGACAGCTACCGCCGCACCAGCCGCTGGCTGTTTGCCATGCTGCACAGCTGGGACTGGCTGCCACTGCTAGAGCGCCGCCCACTGTGGGACCTCGTGCTCATTGTGTTGAGCCTGGGCGGGCTGGTGATGAGCCTGACAGGCGTTGTGATGGGGTGGCGGCGACTAGGACACAAGCTGCATGCATTCGGCACTGGAGCCGCCAGGTAA